Part of the Pedobacter roseus genome is shown below.
TAAAATTATAACGCTCAAATGAAAAAAACGCTCTTATGCTGTGCATTGATTTATGCTTCAATCAATACTTATGCACAATCTCAAATTAAATATACCGCTAAAATTGAGGCTGGATATCAGTTTTTCCTTTCCAGGCCCATAAAGTATGATGTTGGAGAAGGTTGGTTAGGTTATCAGCTTAATGGAAAGCCTAATGGTATCGATTTAAGCTTTATTAATGGAGTAAGTTTTAGGGATAACCTTCGATTAGGTTTAGGTGTGTCTTATTTAAATTATGAGCATATTAATGGCTATTCTGTTTTTGGCGATTTGGAGTATATCACAACCAAAGCTAAAATTTCTCCATTATTTAACCTGAAGATAGGAAGAAGTCATATTAATAATCAATATACAAACGGTTCTACTGCAACAGTTGTTGATTTTAGTGGTGGAGTTGAACATAAGATAGGGGCGAAACTGAGCCTTCAGTACAAGGCCGGGTTCAGGTTTGTTCACCAATCCATTTTTCTTCCAATAAGGATTGGTTTAAGGTTTTAAAAAATAAGATGAGTATTTTTAAATTCAAGCAGTTTGAAGTAGACCAAAAAGGCTGCGCGATGAAAATTAATACCGATGGGGTATTGCTTGGTGCAATAGTTACCCATCCGTCGCCAAAAAGGATACTGGATATCGGAACAGGAACGGGGGTAATTGCTTTGATGCTGGCGCAACGTTTTCCTGATGCAGTTATAGATGCGGTGGAAATAGACAAACAAGCTGCTGAAACCGCGGGGAGGAATTTTCAATCGTCAGTTTTTAGTGAGCGGTTAAGTATTAGCCATACCGCAATTGAACAATATAACCATCCTGAAAAATTTGATCTGATTGTTTCCAATCCACCATTTTTTGTAAATGATCTAAAAAACGAAGAAGTTAGAAAAGGCATCGCCAGGCATGCAGGTGAAGATTTTTTTAGTTTATTGGTTGAAAAATCGAACTGGCTTTTGGCTGATGACGGGCAGATCTGGCTTATTTTGCCGGTAAAACAGGCTGATGAAGTGATCTGTATCGCATCTCAATATAATTTATCGCTTGCTGCACGGATCAATATCCATTCTGATGAAAATAAACCAACTTTCAGGCAGATTATCTGTTTGAAAAAAGGCACAACGCTGTTGATAGAAAGTGATTTTAATATTTACGAATCTTTAAAGGAGCATACGCAAGAATATAAGGCTCTACTAAAGGATTTTTTTCTCGCTTATTAAGAAAATAGCTGAAAATTATGCATTTTCAAGTATAAAGCCATTATCATTTGTAATTTAGGAGGCATAATCTCACCTAAATTAAAATGAAACGTATTCTTAATGTGTTCTTGCTATGTTTAATAGCACTATCTTCTCTTGCACAAACGAAAAAACAAAAAACTGGCGATCCTTTGGCTGGGATCGATACTTTGCTAAACAGGATCTTGAAAGATCAGCAGGTGGCTGGTTTTGCAGTAGCGGTGGTAAAAGGCGATCAGGTAATTTATAGTAAAGGTTTTGGTTACCGCGATGTCGAAAACAAAAAACCGGTTACACCGAACACCCTTTTTGCTATCGGCTCGAGCACTAAATCATT
Proteins encoded:
- a CDS encoding tRNA1(Val) (adenine(37)-N6)-methyltransferase yields the protein MSIFKFKQFEVDQKGCAMKINTDGVLLGAIVTHPSPKRILDIGTGTGVIALMLAQRFPDAVIDAVEIDKQAAETAGRNFQSSVFSERLSISHTAIEQYNHPEKFDLIVSNPPFFVNDLKNEEVRKGIARHAGEDFFSLLVEKSNWLLADDGQIWLILPVKQADEVICIASQYNLSLAARINIHSDENKPTFRQIICLKKGTTLLIESDFNIYESLKEHTQEYKALLKDFFLAY